In Nonlabens agnitus, the DNA window ATATGTGGGCAGCCACTCTGCCATCAATAAGGAAATGATGATCATGATCCGGCAATTGCCGCCTACTTCACAAGGCATGCCGTTAGAGATCTATGCCTTTAGCAGTGATAAACGCTGGGCAAACTATGAATACATCATGGCCGATATTTTTGATCACGCCATGGCAGCCGTTCCCTATTTTGATCTCGAGATCTTTGAGTTTGATACTCATTTCACATCCTTGAATGCAGATTCATGATTGAGTAATGATGACTTTTTGTTCGCTTTCGCGCCTGCCTGCCGGACAGGTAGGAAAGCGAACTCTCATTCCAATCTTTTTAAAAGTGTAAATACCACCAGTAACCAACGAAACCTGTTACCATAAGTGTGGTCACTATCCTGACGAGCAAAAGCTTGCGATGTCCCAATTTGTAGACTTCCCTAATTCGTAATACGTCCACGACAATGAGCAAAATACCCAAAATGAGGTAAATCCATTTTTGAGTTTGGAACGGAAACGTATCCTTAAGCACAAAAAATATCAGGATGATGAGCAAAATTACCATGGAGGCAATGTTCAACTGGTTGATGCGGGATCTAGATGCTGGTCTGGAGCTCATGGAATAAATTTAATCCAAAAATTACGAGGACAGAATTCGGTTGAGGCCTTTTCAAAATTTTATCTTTGCAAAAAACATACTTCATCATGTCAAAACTTATTGCTCCATCTGTCCTTGCTGCCGACTTTGCCAACCTTCAACGCGATTGTGAAATGTTGAATCGCAGTGACGCAGACTGGTTCCATATCGATATCATGGATGGTGTTTTTGTACCCAACATCTCTTTTGGGATGCCAGTTTTGCGTGACATTGCAAAACACGCGACCAAAACCATCGACTGCCATCTCATGATCGTTGATCCAGATCGTTATGTAAAAACTTTTGCAGATCTAGGTTGCGATATTCTCACGGTACATTTTGAAGCTTGCACTCACTTGCACCGCACTCTCCAAAACATCAAAGCTAATGGCATGAAAGCTGGTGTAGCGTTGAATCCACATACGAGTGTTGATCATTTGAAAGATACTATCAAGGATATTGATCTAGTCTGTTTGATGAGCGTGAATCCTGGTTTTGGTGGACAAAGTTTTATTGAGAATACCTATGATAAGGTCAAGGAATTGAAAGAATTGATCAAAAGTAAAGGTGCCTCAACACTGATCGAAATCGATGGTGGCGTGACGGACAAGAATGCGAAACAATTGGTAGAAGCTGGCGCAGATGTACTAGTCGCAGGTTCTTACGTATTCAAATCGGCAGATCAAGAAAAGACCATTAAAGAATTGCGTGAACTAGCAAATTCTTAAAGCTCTGTAAGTAGACCGTCAAATGTGATGGGTAGACTGCAATACATAGTAAAACAGTTGATCGTGATCTATTCAAGTTCAAACACTCCTCTGATTACTACGCTTAATCCAATTATATTTGTGGATAAGTAACTTTTTCTATGCAATTCCAACTTACAGACGATTTTATCGAGAACCTACAGCACCTCATTGAACAGAATGATGCAGAGCAGGTAAAATCGATTCTAGAAGATGTTCACTTTGCAGACATTGCAGAGATCATCGACGATCTCAATCTGGAAGAGGCGATTTTCATTATCAAGTTACTGGATAGTGAGACGACCAGTGAGGCTTTGATGGAACTGGACGAGGACCAGCGTGATCGGGTCCTGGGCGCCTTGTCGCCTCAAGAAATTGCCGATGAGTTGGAAGAAATGGATACTGATGATGCTGCAGATATCCTTAACGATCTATCAGACGAGCGCGCACAGGAAATCATAAGTGCGATGGCAGATGAGGAACACGTGGAAAACATCGTGGACCTCTTGCGTTATGATGAAAACAGCGCTGGTGGATTGATGGCCAAAGAATTGGTAAAGGTCAATGAGAACTGGACGGTTACCGGTTGCGTGAGCGAGATGCGCGCACAAGCCGAAAACGTCACCAGAGTCCACTCTATTTATGTGGTGGACAACAACCAAAAACTGAAAGGCAGACTTTCCCTAAAAGATCTACTCACCAGTGCAGAAAACACGCCCATAAAAGAAGTGTACATCCCTAAAGTGGACTACGTCACCGTCAATACATCTGGTGAAGAGGTTGCACGTATCATGCGTAAGTATGACCTTGAAGCCATTCCAGTAGTAGACGAGTTGGATCGTCTGGTAGGTCGCGTTACCATTGATGACATTGTAGATTTTATCACAGAAGAGGCAGAAAAAGATTACCAGCTCGCATCAGGTATCTCTCAAGACGTAGAGGCTAACGACAGCATCTGGGAACTGACCAGAGCACGATTGCCGTGGCTGGTTTTGGGACTTTTTGGCGGTATAGGGGCTGCGTTTATCATGGGGCTTTTTGAGCCGCTCATGGCCCAACATGCAATTTTGTTCCTCTTTACGCCACTTATTGCGGCAATGGCCGGTAATGTAGGTGTCCAGTCCAGCGCAATTATCGTGCAGGGAATTGCTAATGATGACTTGAAAGGAAGCATCAGCAATCGATTGATTAAAGAAGTGCTGCTGGCCATGCTCAACGGTTTGATTCTGGGCATCTTGCTATTTGCCTACACTTATTTTTCTAAGGGTGACCTGCTGGTATCAGTAGCTATTTCAACGGCTTTGTTTGTGGTGATCATTGTGGCTGGTCTCATAGGCACCTCGGTTCCAATTATTTTACACAAACGCGGCATTGATCCTGCACTGGCGACAGGTCCTTTTATCACGACTAGCAACGACATTTGCGGGATCTTGATTTACTTCATGCTCGCAAAGGCGATTATAGGCATTTAGAATTCCAGGCGGTATATTGATAAGTTCGCTTTCGCGAAAGCAATATTAAATAAACGTCAACGCTGCTCCTGTACTAGCTTGAAAGCTCATTTCCCATTATCTTCACTACATGAAAGCTGCAACAGCCAAAGAAATACGCGATGAACTCAAGGACCGCACGGAAGCCGAGCTGCGCGAGATCGTATTAAGGTTGTCCCGATTTAAAAAGGAAAACAAAGAATTGTTGTCTTACCTGCTTTTTGAGGCGCATCATGAAGATGAGTACATACAGACCATTAAATCGTACATCGATGAGAAGTTGCTGGAAATCAACACCAGTAATGGATATTATGCCAAAAAAGGAATACGCCGACTTCTCAAAGAGACCAAGAAATTTATAAGGTATTCTGGCCATAAAGAAACTGAAGTCGCCTTACTGATTCATTTTTGCAAAAGCCTTCAGGAGACACATCCTAAATTGATGAGTAACAAAATCATCAGGGACGTTGTGAAGCGACAGATTGTGCTGGTAAAAGTCCGGATTTCTACGCTTCATGAAGATCTACAATATGACTACCAGCGTGAGCTTAATGACATTGACTACTAACAATTTTTCCTAAATTATATTCATGAAAATCCTTCATTTAGACAGTAATCACGAGATTTTGGAACAAAAACTAGCCGATGCTGGTTTTAGCAACCACCACGATTACACCTCTAACAAGGAACAAATTGAAAAAGTCATAGGTCAATATGATGGCCTCGTGGTGCGTAGTAGGTTCCCAATAGATAAGCACTTTCTTGAGCAGTGCAGCAACTTAAAGTGCATTGGACGTGTAGGCGCTGGTCTGGAAAACATCGACCTAAAGGTGGCAGAAGAACTAGGCATTTCTTGTTTTAATGCTCCTGAAGGAAATCGCAATGCGGTAGGCGAACATGCACTAGGAATGCTGCTCTCTTTGTTTAATAAGTTGAACAAAGCAGATCAAGAAGTGCGTCAAGGTATATGGAACCGTGAAGGAAATCGCGGACTAGAATTAGACGGCAAAACGGTAGGTATCATAGGGTATGGTAATATGGGGAAAGCCTTTGCCAAAAAACTCAGAGGTTTTGATTGCACTGTTTTATGTCATGATATTAAAGATGGTGTAGGCGATGAAAATGCCACTCAGGTTTCGCTAAGCGAGCTGCAATCTAGAGTAGAGGTGCTTAGTTTACACACACCACAAACTCCTGAAACTATTGGAATGATAAACACTGCGTTAATCTCAGATTTTGCTAATCCATTTTACCTCATCAATACAGCTCGAGGATCTGCAGTGGTGACTGAGGATCTAGTGACCGCCATGGAGAATGGTAAGGTGCTGGGTGCTGGATTGGATGTTTTGGAATATGAGAAAAGTTCTTTTGAATCACTCTTTCGCAACCGCATGCCGGACAGGCAGGAAAGCGATATACCAAAAGCATTGAACCAATTGATGCAAATGGAAAATGTCATTTTGAGTCCGCATGTGGCGGGTTGGACGGTAGAGTCAAAATTCAAACTGGCCGAAGTCATCGCAGATAAAATGATCAAACATTTGAAATCATGAAAAAAGTAACAGGGATAGGCGGTATATTTTTTAAATGCAAAGACGTGCAGGCAACTAAAAACTGGTACCAAAAGCATCTAGGCATTGATCATGACACGTATGGCCACACATTTTGGAATAGAGATGTGGAGAGACCTGAAAACAAGACGAGCCAGCAATGGAGCCCGTTTAAGAAAGACACGGATTATTTTGAACCATCGCAACAGGAGTTCATGATAAATTATAGGGTTAAAAACCTTAGTAAATTGCTCATCGATTTAAAAGAACAAGGTGTGACGATAGTCGGTGAACCCCAAGAATTTGAGTATGGTAAATTTGCGTGGATACTCGATGCTGATGATAGGAAAGTTGAGTTATGGGAACCAAAAAACGAATCGTTATTTGAAAAATAAATTTATTTTTATTCCAACCAATCAAAAATAAAACACATGAGTACAGAAGGTTATGATAGCACCAAAAGAAACGAGAGTTTTGAGGAAGCTAAAGAGGCTGCCAAGGAAAGCGCCAGAGAGTTCCAGCGTGGCGTTAATGACATTGTAAACGGTCAGGAAAACAAAAAGGTTCTCGCAGGTTTGCTGGGTATCTTTTTAGGGTATTTAGGGTATCCATAAATTTATTTTAGGATACACTCAAGCAGGAATTATTCAGATCGTGATCAGTGTTTTAACCTGTGGATTTGGAGGTATCATTGGTCTTATTGAAGGTATCATCTATCTGACTAAGTCTGACGAGGAGTTCTACCAAACCTATCAGGTTGGAAAAAAACCTTGGTTTTAATCTTTAGAAATTCACTTCCACTCAGTCGCTTTAGGGCGACTTTTTTATTCGTCTGAGTTTGTGTTGTAATCCAATGGCAGCATGCCGCCAACACCTAGCTGAGGCAAATATCCTGATAACATCAATTCTCTTGCAGATAGATTATTACCAAAAGAATCCACATAAATAAAATGGTCGTGCAGCGTCAAATCGGTTTGATGTCCATCACGATCCCTAACGGAATAGTTGAGATGTCTAAACGTTATTTTATAAAGACCGTTTTCTTCTCGAACTCTATAATGATCTTCTGGATTCACCCGGAAGCCTTTATGATAGAGCTCAAATTTGTTTTCGCTTAATGATTTGTTGATCAAGGATCGAAAGAAAAGCAGCTGTGATATTTCAAAGGCCTTCTCACGACGCCTATTTCTCCTTCTCTCACTAGGTCGATCCTTTTCAAGCTCCTGATAAAAAGAACTTCCCGAAACAAAGGAACTTTCAACCCTATAATTTTCCCTAGCGTGTTCGATCTCAAACCTACGCTCTATTCCTTGTGTAGGTTTGAAAAATCTAAAATTAATTTCGAATTCGATCAGATCATACTTAATGCGGTATCCCAAATGTTTATTCACGATAATGATGGGATTGCGAGAGCTGGCTGTGAGTTGTTTAGAATCTGTATTAAACCTTAATCGTACATCTTTCAAATTGAGTATTTCAGAATCCTCGAGGCTTCTAAGGCCTAAAAAATGATCTAGAAAAAGACCTTCTTTGGTCGCACGATCCCATGGATCTGGATTAATCACCACGGCTTCCAATTCATTTTCCTGCTGAGCTAACAAAACCAGTTTTAAATCTTCTTGTAATGGATTGACAAAGGTGCGCGTCTCGTATCCCAAATAAGCGAAAACTAAAGGCGCTTTCATTTCCTGATCGTACTTGATGGAATAGCTACCATCTAGAGCAGTTACCACACCAGTAGAAGTTCCAGACAGATAAACGCCAACTCCCATCAAGGGCTCTTTAGTAATGGCATCTACCACTTTACCTTCTATCAGTTGCTCTTGGGCACTTACCTGGGTAATAGTGAAAAAAGAAAGGAAGAACACCAAAATGACCTGGTGGAAAATACTATTTTGCTGCAGAGGCATCGTCGTTGGATTTGAAATATTTCTCTTCCATTTCGGCTTGAAACTCTTCCATGACCGGTTTTACCGTACTTTCTGGAAGGTCTGCTATCCTAATGTACATCAACCCGTCAATCGCATTATTAAATAACGGATCTACATTAAAAGCAATGACCTTGGCGTTTTGCTTGACATACTTCTTAATCAAAACAGGTAAACGCAATTCATTTGGCTCCAGCTCGTCTATAAGACGATCAAATTTGTTCAAGTCAGCTTCTGAGGCGTCAAAAATGAAGTCCTTATCGGCATCTTCCAGCTTTACTTTAAAACCTTTTTTAGGCTTGATAAACTGGGCTAGATAAGGATCATAATAATTGGACTTCATGAATTCTATCATGAGAGACTTAGAGAAATTGGAGAACTTATTACTTATGCTCACGCCACCAATAAGATACTTATGATTGGGAAACCTTAACGTACAATGCACGATGCCTTTCCACAATAAGAATAATGGCATCGGCTTTTGCTGATATTCTGGAATGATGAAGGCGCGTCCCATTTCAATACTTTGAGACATCATCTTATGGGCATCCACATCTATGTTGAAAAGCTCATTGAGGTAAAAACCTTCAATACCATATTCCTTAAAAATCTCTTCACCCATTCCCATGCGGTAGGCGCCGGCGATGCAATTGGCATCGCTGTCCCATAGAAACATCTGGTGGTAATATTCATCATATTTATCCAGATCAATGGACTTGTTAGTGCCTTCTCCTATCTGTCTAAAAGTGATCTCTCTCAATCTACCCAATTCACGTAAAATGTTCGGGATCTTGTCGGCCTTGGCAAGAAATACTTCGTAATTTTTGGAGATGAGCAAGCGTTTTTCATCCTGGCGCAATTGATCCACCTCTTTGATCATTTTGGCGCTATCGCCAGTCTCTATGATTTTTTTAGGTGGTGGTTTAGGCAGTTTGATATTCTTGGGAATATCTCTAAGCTTGACCGTTTCCTTATCGTAAGCTTTGGAGAGTAAATAGGTTTTCTTTCTCAAAAACTCTGTAAAATCATCAAGTGAAGAGTGCTCCTTTTGCGCTGCGACGTTGATTGGGTTTCCAATCCTAACAATGATGGTTCTGTTTTTTTGGGTCAATAATTCTGACGGTAATTTTGCGGTCCTGAAAGTGTCAGAAATCTTGGCCAGTCTATAAAATAACTTACTATTCTTTGCGTGAAAATAAATGGGAATCACAGGAACCTCAGCTCGCTGTATCAATTTCATAGCGGTTGGTTCCCATGGTTTGTCTACCACAAGTTTGCCATCGCGATAGGTAGACACTTCGCCAGCAGGAAAAATTCCTAAAGGTAAATCGCTTTTTAAATGACGCATCGCCTGCATGAAACCCGCTGTTGATGATTTGGCATCCTTATGATCCTCAAATGGATTTACAGGTAAAATGTATGGTTTAAGTGGCTCAATTCGGTGCAACAAAAAGTTTGCAATGATCTTAAAATCAGGTCTTCTATCCAGCAATAGCTTCAGCAACAAAATTCCATCAACGCCGCCTAATGGGTGATTGGAAATAGTAACAAATCCGCCAGTTTTTGGAATGCGTTTTAAATCGTCCTCTGGTATTTCAAAATCAATTTTTAAATCATCCAGGATCGCATCCAAAAAA includes these proteins:
- the rpe gene encoding ribulose-phosphate 3-epimerase; protein product: MMSKLIAPSVLAADFANLQRDCEMLNRSDADWFHIDIMDGVFVPNISFGMPVLRDIAKHATKTIDCHLMIVDPDRYVKTFADLGCDILTVHFEACTHLHRTLQNIKANGMKAGVALNPHTSVDHLKDTIKDIDLVCLMSVNPGFGGQSFIENTYDKVKELKELIKSKGASTLIEIDGGVTDKNAKQLVEAGADVLVAGSYVFKSADQEKTIKELRELANS
- the mgtE gene encoding magnesium transporter, with the protein product MQFQLTDDFIENLQHLIEQNDAEQVKSILEDVHFADIAEIIDDLNLEEAIFIIKLLDSETTSEALMELDEDQRDRVLGALSPQEIADELEEMDTDDAADILNDLSDERAQEIISAMADEEHVENIVDLLRYDENSAGGLMAKELVKVNENWTVTGCVSEMRAQAENVTRVHSIYVVDNNQKLKGRLSLKDLLTSAENTPIKEVYIPKVDYVTVNTSGEEVARIMRKYDLEAIPVVDELDRLVGRVTIDDIVDFITEEAEKDYQLASGISQDVEANDSIWELTRARLPWLVLGLFGGIGAAFIMGLFEPLMAQHAILFLFTPLIAAMAGNVGVQSSAIIVQGIANDDLKGSISNRLIKEVLLAMLNGLILGILLFAYTYFSKGDLLVSVAISTALFVVIIVAGLIGTSVPIILHKRGIDPALATGPFITTSNDICGILIYFMLAKAIIGI
- a CDS encoding 2-hydroxyacid dehydrogenase; protein product: MKILHLDSNHEILEQKLADAGFSNHHDYTSNKEQIEKVIGQYDGLVVRSRFPIDKHFLEQCSNLKCIGRVGAGLENIDLKVAEELGISCFNAPEGNRNAVGEHALGMLLSLFNKLNKADQEVRQGIWNREGNRGLELDGKTVGIIGYGNMGKAFAKKLRGFDCTVLCHDIKDGVGDENATQVSLSELQSRVEVLSLHTPQTPETIGMINTALISDFANPFYLINTARGSAVVTEDLVTAMENGKVLGAGLDVLEYEKSSFESLFRNRMPDRQESDIPKALNQLMQMENVILSPHVAGWTVESKFKLAEVIADKMIKHLKS
- a CDS encoding VOC family protein translates to MKKVTGIGGIFFKCKDVQATKNWYQKHLGIDHDTYGHTFWNRDVERPENKTSQQWSPFKKDTDYFEPSQQEFMINYRVKNLSKLLIDLKEQGVTIVGEPQEFEYGKFAWILDADDRKVELWEPKNESLFEK
- a CDS encoding carboxypeptidase-like regulatory domain-containing protein; protein product: MPLQQNSIFHQVILVFFLSFFTITQVSAQEQLIEGKVVDAITKEPLMGVGVYLSGTSTGVVTALDGSYSIKYDQEMKAPLVFAYLGYETRTFVNPLQEDLKLVLLAQQENELEAVVINPDPWDRATKEGLFLDHFLGLRSLEDSEILNLKDVRLRFNTDSKQLTASSRNPIIIVNKHLGYRIKYDLIEFEINFRFFKPTQGIERRFEIEHARENYRVESSFVSGSSFYQELEKDRPSERRRNRRREKAFEISQLLFFRSLINKSLSENKFELYHKGFRVNPEDHYRVREENGLYKITFRHLNYSVRDRDGHQTDLTLHDHFIYVDSFGNNLSARELMLSGYLPQLGVGGMLPLDYNTNSDE
- a CDS encoding GNAT family N-acyltransferase, coding for MSLVNANEVAKAIHIDKYGVLGRIGGWSLMKLLRISTLNKIYTRNKDKQGTVFLDAILDDLKIDFEIPEDDLKRIPKTGGFVTISNHPLGGVDGILLLKLLLDRRPDFKIIANFLLHRIEPLKPYILPVNPFEDHKDAKSSTAGFMQAMRHLKSDLPLGIFPAGEVSTYRDGKLVVDKPWEPTAMKLIQRAEVPVIPIYFHAKNSKLFYRLAKISDTFRTAKLPSELLTQKNRTIIVRIGNPINVAAQKEHSSLDDFTEFLRKKTYLLSKAYDKETVKLRDIPKNIKLPKPPPKKIIETGDSAKMIKEVDQLRQDEKRLLISKNYEVFLAKADKIPNILRELGRLREITFRQIGEGTNKSIDLDKYDEYYHQMFLWDSDANCIAGAYRMGMGEEIFKEYGIEGFYLNELFNIDVDAHKMMSQSIEMGRAFIIPEYQQKPMPLFLLWKGIVHCTLRFPNHKYLIGGVSISNKFSNFSKSLMIEFMKSNYYDPYLAQFIKPKKGFKVKLEDADKDFIFDASEADLNKFDRLIDELEPNELRLPVLIKKYVKQNAKVIAFNVDPLFNNAIDGLMYIRIADLPESTVKPVMEEFQAEMEEKYFKSNDDASAAK